The Gemmatimonadaceae bacterium DNA segment GTCGAAGCTCGGCACGAGTCGTCGCTGCGTCTCCCAGCCCAGCCGTCCCGCGAGGTCGTACAGGAGCTTCGCGCCGAGCGGCCCTGCGGACGTCGTCGTCAGCCGGGGATCGCCGCTGCGCGGCCCGGGCCGCGATGGGGCAAACAGGACGCTGAGCGTCGTGAGCGCCAGCGCCAACGGCAGCACGAGTCGCGGTTGCGTCCACCACGGTGATTTCCGTGTTGCCGGCGTGGTCACGCGGCCAGCTCCCGGCCGATCAGCGGCTGGGCCGCGGCGCGGAGTGCGGCGAAGTCCTCAGCGGTGCAGGACTGAAGGTCGTACACCACGCGGTCGTAGCGTGCCCGAAATCCTTGGAAGGCGCGCGCTGCGGGCACCCCGCGGCGCTTCATCTCGCGTGCGTAGTCTCCAGTCGTCTTCGAAGGGTGGAGCGTGATCTCGCCCCGTCGCGAGCTCGCCACCAGGAGGGCGGCGCAGAGCTGTTGCGCCGCCTCGAGATACGCGCCCGCCGCCGCCAGACGCTCCGCCTCGCGCGAGGGGTCTGTGCGGGTCGTCCCACGCACGGTGCCGGGAGCGCTCACGCGGAACTCGCGCTCCGCCCGGAGATTCACCACGGAGCGAATCACGACGAGCACGATCAGCAGGATCACGAGGCCAATCAGCAGCCAGGGACCAAGCTTCACGTTCGGCAGGACGTCGAGCACGCGGAGCAGCTGCGCGATGCCCCAGTCGGCGAATCGACTGAACAGCGACTGGGTGACGTTGCGCTGATACCCGAGCCCCTCGACGATCGCCGCGGTGCTGTCGCGAATCGCGTCCGCTGTCCACGGGGGCACGGTCGTCAGCGCGTGCCGGCAGACCCGAGCGAGGACGCCAGGTGCTCAACGTCGAAGCCCTCGCCACGGATGCGCGCATCGTAGTAGAGCAGCATCGTCAGGAGCGCGATGGTCGGGTACGCCACCACCGTGAACACGGTCTGGGTGAGCGTAGTCACCACGTAGCCACCAAACATTGCGGCGATCGCAGCGATGCCGATCATCAGCAGGATGTAGATGCCGTAGCCGAGCAGCAGCGTACGGAAGATGTGCCACTTCCGACCCTCCGAGAGGTTGGTGCAGCGGGCGAACGCCTTGCTGGAGTCGGTATTCTCGAGAATACAGACCGCCTCCGGCGCGAACCAGCGCGAACCGGCGTAGAAGAAGCCGACGAGGAGGAGCAAGGCACCGAGGAAGAGCAGGATGGCCTTCATGATTGAGACGGCGATCAAGGTGCCGACCTTCGGCCACACCGCACGCAACGCACGTTGAATGTCGGCACTTCCGCCGAGGTACACGTCCGAACCGACGCGAATGATGACGCCGGTCATCAGGCTGTAGGTGACGACGGTGATGAGCGACGCGAAGAGTGCCGCAGTGAGGCTCTCGTATCCCGCTTCGTTGGACCAGAAGAGCTGCACGATCAATCCAGGCGTACCGGCGAGGGCGCCGACGGAGACGTATGCCGCCGTGTCCTTGCGGTACAGCGTGAACGTGGCGTCGACCAGTTCGCCGACAGAGCGAGAGCGCAGGGCCTGTGTGGTCATCGGTGCCGTCGTGGTTGGGGGTGGGAGATTCGGACGGGACCAACCTACCGCGTGGTACGGGGAGCTGGCCAGCCCAGCGGCGTGACAATCTCGCTCTCGGCGTGCCGTGCGCCTCTTGCGCCGCACGGCTAAGTTCGAGGAATGTCAATGCGCGAAAAACTCGACCTCCTCGCCCAGCGCCGCGCCGAGTCCGAACTCGGCGGCGGCGCCGATCGCCTCAAGGCCCAGCACGCCAAGGGCAAGCTCTCCGCCCGCGAGCGCCTCGAGGTGCTCCTCGACGAAGGCAGCTTCGTCGAACTCGACCGCTTCGTCACGCACCGGAGCAGCGACTTCGGGCTGGATAAACAGAAGCCCTACGGCGACGGCGTGGTCACCGGCTACGGCAAGGTCCACGGCCGCCTCGTATACGTGTTCTCGCAGGACTTCACGGTCTTCGGCGGCTCGCTCTCCGAGGCCCACGCGGGCAAAATCTGCAAGGTGATGGACCTGGCGGTGCAGAACGGCGCACCGGTGATCGGCCTCAACGACTCCGGCGGTGCGCGCATCCAGGAAGGCGTGGTCTCGCTCGGCGGCTATGCGGACATCTTCCTGCGCAACACGATGGCCTCGGGCGTGGTGCCGCAGATCTCGGCCATCCTCGGCCCCTGCGCCGGCGGGGCGGTGTACTCGCCGGCCATCACGGACTTCGTGTGGATGGTGCGCAACACCTCCTATATGTTCGTGACCGGCCCGAACGTGGTGAAGACGGTCACGCACGAAGACGTGACGATGGAGCAGCTCGGTGGCGCCGACACGCACGGCGGCACCAGCGGCGTCTCGCACTTCACCAGCGGCACGGAGTTGGAGTGCCTCGAAGGCATCCGCACGCTGATGCGCTTCATCCCGAGCAACAACGTGGACGCGGCCCCGCGAGGTGTCGGCGCGGATCCGCGCGACCGCAAGGACGAGGCCCTGCTCGACATCGTCCCGGACTCGGCAAACAAGCCGTATGACATCCACGAAGTGCTGCGGCGCGTCATCGACGACGGCGAGTTCCTCGAGGTGCAGAAGGACTTCGCCGCAAACATCGTCGTCGGCTTCGCGCACTTGGGCGGGCACTCGGTGGGCATCGTCGCCAACCAGCCGGCGGTGCTGGCCGGCGTGCTCGACATCAACGCCTCGATGAAGGCGGCGCGCTTCATCCGCTTCTGCGACGCCTTCAACATCCCGATCGTGACCTTCGAGGACGTGCCGGGATTCCTGCCAGGCGTCGCGCAGGAACACGGTGGCATCATCAAGCACGGCGCCAAGCTGCTCTACGCCTACTGCGAGGCCACGGTGCCCAAGCTCACGGTGATCACGCGCAAAGCCTACGGCGGCGCCTACGACGTGATGAGCTCCAAGCACATCCGCAGCGATGTCAATCTCGCCTGGCCGACGGCCGAGATCGCGGTGATGGGCCCCAAGGGCGCGGTGGAGATCCTGTTCAAGAAGGAGATCGCCGAGTCCAAGGACCCGCAGGCGGCGATGGACGCGCGCGTGGCCGAGTACACGGAGAAGTTCGCGAATCCGTACGTGGCGGCGGCGCGCGGCTACGTGGACGACATCATCGACCCGCGCGACACGCGTCCGCGCTTGATCGACGCGCTGGATATGCTGCAGGGCAAGCGCCAGTCGATGCCGCGGAAGAAGCACGGGAACATTCCGCTGTGAGCGCGGCGAAGAAGAAGTCCGGTGCGGCGCCGCGCGAGCTGCGCAAGGTCCTGATCGCCAACCGCGGCGAGATCGCGGTCCGCATCATCCGCGCCTGCCGCGAACTGGGCATCCAGTCGGTGGCCGTGTACTCCGATGCCGATGCCGGCGCCCCGCACGTGCGCGCCGCGGACGAAGCGGTACACATCGGCCCGGCGCCGGCCAGCGAGAGCTACCTGCGCGGTGACCATTTAATTGATGTGGCCAAGCAGGTCGGCGCCGATGCGATTCATCCGGGTTACGGCTTCCTCTCCGAGCGCGAGTGGTTCGCCAAGGCGGTGGAGGACGCCGGGCTGATCTGGATTGGCCCCCCGGCCAGCGCCATCGCCGCGATGGGCTCCAAGACGGCGGCGCGCACGCTGGCGATCTCGGCTGGCACGCCGGTGGTGCCGGGCACGACCGAAGCGCTGAAGGATGCCGCTGAGGCAAAGAAGCTCGCCAAGGAGTTCGGCCTGCCGGTGCTGCTCAAGGCCGCGGCTGGCGGTGGCGGGAAGGGAATGCGCGTGGTCCGCGACCTCGCCAAGATCGAGAACGCGCTCGCTTCCGCGCAGCGCGAGGCCAAGAACGCCTTCGGCGACGACGCCGTCTACATCGAGAAGTACGTCGAGGGGCCGCGACACGTCGAGATTCAGGTCCTCGCCGACCAGCACGGCAACTGCATCTCGCTCGGCGAACGCGAGTGCAGCATTCAGCGCCGGCATCAGAAGATGATCGAAGAGGCGCCGTCGGTCGCGGTCTCGCCCGAACTCCGCAAGCAGATGGGCGATGCGGCGGTTGCCGCCGCGAAGGCTGCAGGCTACGTGAACGCCGGCACCTGTGAGTTTCTGCTGGATGCACACGGCAAGTTCTACTTCCTCGAGATGAACACGCGCATCCAGGTGGAGCATCCGGTGACGGAGCTCGTGATGGGAATCGACCTGGTGCAGTGGCAACTGCGGATCGCGCGCGGCGAGACGCTGCCGTTCACGGAGACGCCGCAGCCCAACGGCTGGGCCATCGAGTGCCGCATCACGTCAGAAGATCCAGCGAACGGGTTTCTGCCGAGCACCGGGCGGATCACGCATCTGCAGTTGCCGGGCGGACCGGGCGTGCGCTGGGACGGCGGCATCACCACGGGCTCCGTGGTGGGGCTCAACTACGACCCGATGCTGGCCAAGCTCATCGTGCACGCGCGGACGCGCGAGCTCGCGATCGCCCGGATGGAGCGCGCCCTGCGCGAGTTGGTGATTCACGGCGTTGAGACGTCCCGGGAGTTCCATCTGCGGATGATGGCGGATCCGGAGTATCGGGCGGGCAACGTGACGATTCAGTGGCTCGAGGCCAAGCTGCCGGAGATCCTCTCTCGCCGACCCTCGGCGGAGACGCTGCGCGTGGCGGCGATTGCCGGTGCGCTGTTCGCGCAGAAGGATCGTGGTGGGCGGCCGGGCACCGGCGTCGCCGCCGTGAAGGCGGCAGGGGCGGCGGGCGATGCCGCGTCCGCGTCGAACACGCCGGCAGATCCGTCCCGTGAGAGCTGGGCAGGGTTGGCCCGACGCGAAGCCCTGCGCGGCGCGTGAGTCAGACGACGCTCGACATCGCGAGCATCTCGGCCGGCGGCGACGGCGTCGCTCGCCACGACGGGCTCGTGGTGTTCACGCCCCGCACGGCGCCGGGCGACCGCGTGGTCGCGGACGTCACCGTGCAAGGCCGCGTGGGCCGCGGGCGATTGCTGCGCGTCGAACGCGAGGGGCCGTCGCGCGTGGCGCCGAGTTGCGCGCACTACGAGGCGCCTGATCGTTGCGGTGGCTGCCAGTGGCAGCACGTGGACCTCACGGTGCAGCGCGATGCCAAGCGCGCGATGCTTCGTGACGCCTTCCAGCGCATCGCCAAGCGCGAGATTCCCTTGCCGCGCATCCACGCGGCGGAGCCCTGGCGGTATCGTCGCTCGCTCACACTCGCGATGCGCCGGCACGCGGACGGCTCGTGGTATGCGGGTCTGCGCGCCTTCGACGATCCCGAGGCGGTGTTCGAACTTGAGGACTGCCTGATTACAGCCGAGCCGGTGCTGGCCGCGTGGCGCGAGGTGCTCGCCGCCGCGGAACACCTGCCCGACGAGCCGCGGCTGCGCGGCACAATCCGCGTGATCGAGGGGCGCGCGCACTTCGTGCTGGAGGGCGGCCGCGAGTGGCCCGCGATCTCGGAGTTCCTTGATGGCGTGCCGGGGCTCGCGGCTGTGTGGTGGCAGGCCGAGGGCAAGCGGCGGCGCCTCGTGGCTGACCGTCGTCCCGCCGGCGAGCCGGGTGCGAGCTTCGCGCAGGTGAACCCGGAAATGGCGGCCCTGTTGCGCCGCGCCGTGGTGGACCGTGTGATGACGCAACAGCCACGGCGCGTGGTGGATGCGTTCAGCGGGTCTGGCGATGTGGCTGCCGCGCTCGACGCGCAGGGCGTCCAGGTTGTCGCGATCGAGGCGGACGAGGAGGCGTCGGAGTACGCGGCAACGCGACTGACGGCCGCGGGCCGCGGGGCGGCCGCTGCCGGCGCGCCGGGCTCGCGCGCCATCGCCGCGCGCGTCGAGGACGTGCTCGGTGCGCACCTGCCCGCTGACGTCGTCATCCTGAATCCCCCGCGCAGTGGCGTGGACGCCAAGGTCACCGCGGCGCTGGTGAAGTCTCCTCCCAAGGCCATCATCTACGTGAGCTGCGACCCCGCCACCCTTGCGCGCGACGTCGGCCGCCTGCCTGGCTGGGCTGTCCAGGACATCGAGTGCTACGACCTCTTCCCGCAGACGGCGCACGTCGAGACGCTCTGCGAGCTACGCCCGGAGTTGCAAGGATGAAGTACATCGTCGAGATCGACGGCGAACGCCACGAGGTGGACCTCGCCGACGGCCAGGCCACCTACGCCGGCAGTGCCGCCGCTGCCGCGCTGCTGGAGGTGCAGGGGTCTCCGGTGCACGTCGTGAACGTGGGCGGCAAGCAGTACCAGGCCGTCGTGAAGCGCGAGGTCCCCAAGGGCCGCTACGTGCTGTGGATCGACGGATGGCGCTTCGAGCTGGATGCCCTGGACGAGCGGGCCCGCGCCATCCGGGACCTGAGCGCGGCCGCTGCCGGAGCCCAAGGGCCGGCCCCCGTCGTCGCCCCGATGCCCGGGCTCATCGTCCGGCTGCACGTGCAGGTGGGCGACCAAGTCGAAGCGGGACAACCAGTTGTGGTGATGGAGGCGATGAAGATGGAGAACGAGCTGCGGGCCCAGGCGGCCGGAAGGGTGAAGGCGATCCACGCGCAGTCGGGGAAGGCGGTAGAGAAGGGGATGGTGTTGGTGGAGCTGGACGGATGACGGATGACGGATGCGGTAAGCCGAGGCAGCGCCCCGTCATCCGTCATCCGTCCTCCGTCCTCCGTCCTCCGTCATCCGTCAAATGCCCCCAGTTGACCTAACCCCCACTCATATCTATCTTTAGCGTCTGTCCCAAAAACCCTTAGCTGGGTGCCGAGACCCGGGTTGCATCCCGCACCGGTGAGGCGTTGTACCTCTCTAGTTGGTCTTCACAATGCGTAGCACGTTCACGGCCACCCCCGCCGACATTGAATCCAAGTGGTTCATTGTCGATGCCGATGGGATGGTCCTCGGTCGCCTCGCGACCGAAATCGCGCGGATCATCCGCGGCAAGCACAAGCCGATCTTCACGCCCCATATGGACACGGGCGACAACGTCATCGTCATCAACGCCAGCAAGATCAAGGTGACGGGACGCAAGGCGGAGCAGAAGAACTACTTCCGCCACACCGGCTATATGGGTCACGAGCTCTACACCAAGTTCTCCACGATGCTTGCCAAGCATCCGGAGCGCGTGATCGAGAAGGCGGTGTACGGGATGCTCCCGAAGACGGCCCTCGGCCGCCAGAAGCTCCGCCTCAAGCTCCGCGTGTACGCGGATGCCAAGCACCCGCACGCTGCCCAGCAGCCCGAGACGCTCACCTTCCCGAAGGCTGAGGCCAAGTAACAATGGCGACCAATACGACGCACACCATCGGCCGCCGTAAGGAAGCCGTCTGCCGCGTGTACCTGACCCCGGGCACCGGCAAGTGGGACCTCAACGGCCGTACGCTCGGCGATTACTTCCCGCGCCCGGCCCTCGTGACGGCGATCCAGCAGCCGTTCACGGCCACGGATACGCTCGGCGCGTTCGACGTGCAGGCCAACCTCACCGGCGGCGGCCAGACCGGCCAGGCCGGTGCGCTGCGCCTCGCCATCTCGCGCGCGCTGGTCAAGATCGACGAGGAGCACCGCAGCAAGCTCCGCAGCCTCGGCCTCCTCACGCGCGATGCGCGTGCGGTCGAGCGTAAGAAGCCGGGCCGTCCGAAGGCGCGCAAGAAGTTCCAGTTCAGCAAGCGGTAAACGAGACTTGAGACGTGAGACGGGGGACGTGAGAGTCCCCCTCTCAAGTCTCCCGTCTCACGTCTCAAGTCCCACCTCGCAGTTCATCTCTCAGCCAAGCAGAGACATCCCAAGGTGCCAAGCCATCCCGGCGAGGTCTGGTGATGTCGATGAAGCGCGGCGACGCCCTAACCACAGAGCACAATGTCCAGCCCCAGCATTAACGATCTCCTCCAGGCCGGTGTCCACTTCGGCCACCAGACCCGCCGTTGGAACCCCAAGATGCGCCGCTTCATCTTCGCGGAGCGCAACGGGATCCACATCATCGACCTCCAGAAGACGGTCACGCAGCTCGAGAAGGCCAAGGAGCTGGCGCGTGAAGTCGTGATGCGTGGCGAGCAGGTCCTCTTCGTCTGCACCAAGCAGCAGTTGGCTGCCCTCGTCGCCGAACAGGCCGAGAAGTCCGGCTCGATGCACGTCACCGAGCGTTGGCTCGGCGGCCTCCTGACCAACTTCGCGACGGTCAAGAAGCAGCTCCGCAAGCTCAAGGAGCTCGAGGCGGGTTCGGCCGAGGGTGGTTCCTTCGAGAACTACACGAAGAAGGAAGCGCTGATGATGACCCGTCAGCGCGACAAGCTGGCCAAGAACCTCTCCGGCATTAAGTCGCTGGGGCGCCTGCCCGGCCTGATGTTCGTCATCGATGCCAAGAAGGAGCGCATCGCGGTGGACGAGGCCAACAAGCTCGGCATCCCGATCATCGCCATCTGCGATACCAACTCCGATCCGGACCTCATCACCGTGCCGATCGCCGGCAACGACGATGCCATCCGCTCGGTGGAGCTCATCTCCGGCGCCATCGCCGAGGCCATCTCGGCAGCGCGCCGCGAGGCGCCGGTGCGTTCTGAGGCCGAGGAGCCGGGCGAGGCGACCACGTGGTCGTCCGAGCGCGGTACCGAGCGTGAGCGCGGCGGCGACCGTGGCGATCGCGGCGGCCGTGGCGGCGAGAAGGGCGGTCGTCCGCGCCGTCGCCGTGCCAAGCCGGAAGCCATCGCGGCCCGCCTCAAGGGCGGTGCCGAAGGCGGCGAGGCGACCGAGGCCGGGGACAGCCCCGCCGAGTAAGCGGTGAATCCGCGGCTCGGCTTGGTCCGACCCCGCGTCCAGCAGTACCTTTCGGTCGCCGCCGGTCGAGTAGCAGCTCGCTCCCGGCGGCGACGTCACGCCTGAGTATCCCTACCTGAGAATTCCGATGTCTGCCACGCAGATCAGTGCCAAGGATGTTGCCGAGCTCCGCGCCCGTACCGGGGCGGGGATGATGGATTGCAAGAAGGCCCTCGAGGAGGCCAACGGCGATATGAACGCCGCCGTGGACATCCTCCGCAAGAAGGGCATCGCCAAGGCCGACAAGCGCGCCGACCGCGCCGCGTCCGAGGGCCAGATCGTGATCTGGACCAACGCGGACGCGTCCGTCGCCGCGATGA contains these protein-coding regions:
- the rplM gene encoding 50S ribosomal protein L13, whose translation is MRSTFTATPADIESKWFIVDADGMVLGRLATEIARIIRGKHKPIFTPHMDTGDNVIVINASKIKVTGRKAEQKNYFRHTGYMGHELYTKFSTMLAKHPERVIEKAVYGMLPKTALGRQKLRLKLRVYADAKHPHAAQQPETLTFPKAEAK
- the rpsI gene encoding 30S ribosomal protein S9, translating into MATNTTHTIGRRKEAVCRVYLTPGTGKWDLNGRTLGDYFPRPALVTAIQQPFTATDTLGAFDVQANLTGGGQTGQAGALRLAISRALVKIDEEHRSKLRSLGLLTRDARAVERKKPGRPKARKKFQFSKR
- a CDS encoding class I SAM-dependent RNA methyltransferase: MSQTTLDIASISAGGDGVARHDGLVVFTPRTAPGDRVVADVTVQGRVGRGRLLRVEREGPSRVAPSCAHYEAPDRCGGCQWQHVDLTVQRDAKRAMLRDAFQRIAKREIPLPRIHAAEPWRYRRSLTLAMRRHADGSWYAGLRAFDDPEAVFELEDCLITAEPVLAAWREVLAAAEHLPDEPRLRGTIRVIEGRAHFVLEGGREWPAISEFLDGVPGLAAVWWQAEGKRRRLVADRRPAGEPGASFAQVNPEMAALLRRAVVDRVMTQQPRRVVDAFSGSGDVAAALDAQGVQVVAIEADEEASEYAATRLTAAGRGAAAAGAPGSRAIAARVEDVLGAHLPADVVILNPPRSGVDAKVTAALVKSPPKAIIYVSCDPATLARDVGRLPGWAVQDIECYDLFPQTAHVETLCELRPELQG
- a CDS encoding DUF4129 domain-containing protein, producing the protein MPPWTADAIRDSTAAIVEGLGYQRNVTQSLFSRFADWGIAQLLRVLDVLPNVKLGPWLLIGLVILLIVLVVIRSVVNLRAEREFRVSAPGTVRGTTRTDPSREAERLAAAGAYLEAAQQLCAALLVASSRRGEITLHPSKTTGDYAREMKRRGVPAARAFQGFRARYDRVVYDLQSCTAEDFAALRAAAQPLIGRELAA
- the rpsB gene encoding 30S ribosomal protein S2; protein product: MSSPSINDLLQAGVHFGHQTRRWNPKMRRFIFAERNGIHIIDLQKTVTQLEKAKELAREVVMRGEQVLFVCTKQQLAALVAEQAEKSGSMHVTERWLGGLLTNFATVKKQLRKLKELEAGSAEGGSFENYTKKEALMMTRQRDKLAKNLSGIKSLGRLPGLMFVIDAKKERIAVDEANKLGIPIIAICDTNSDPDLITVPIAGNDDAIRSVELISGAIAEAISAARREAPVRSEAEEPGEATTWSSERGTERERGGDRGDRGGRGGEKGGRPRRRRAKPEAIAARLKGGAEGGEATEAGDSPAE
- a CDS encoding acyl-CoA carboxylase subunit beta, whose translation is MREKLDLLAQRRAESELGGGADRLKAQHAKGKLSARERLEVLLDEGSFVELDRFVTHRSSDFGLDKQKPYGDGVVTGYGKVHGRLVYVFSQDFTVFGGSLSEAHAGKICKVMDLAVQNGAPVIGLNDSGGARIQEGVVSLGGYADIFLRNTMASGVVPQISAILGPCAGGAVYSPAITDFVWMVRNTSYMFVTGPNVVKTVTHEDVTMEQLGGADTHGGTSGVSHFTSGTELECLEGIRTLMRFIPSNNVDAAPRGVGADPRDRKDEALLDIVPDSANKPYDIHEVLRRVIDDGEFLEVQKDFAANIVVGFAHLGGHSVGIVANQPAVLAGVLDINASMKAARFIRFCDAFNIPIVTFEDVPGFLPGVAQEHGGIIKHGAKLLYAYCEATVPKLTVITRKAYGGAYDVMSSKHIRSDVNLAWPTAEIAVMGPKGAVEILFKKEIAESKDPQAAMDARVAEYTEKFANPYVAAARGYVDDIIDPRDTRPRLIDALDMLQGKRQSMPRKKHGNIPL
- a CDS encoding acetyl-CoA carboxylase biotin carboxyl carrier protein subunit, yielding MKYIVEIDGERHEVDLADGQATYAGSAAAAALLEVQGSPVHVVNVGGKQYQAVVKREVPKGRYVLWIDGWRFELDALDERARAIRDLSAAAAGAQGPAPVVAPMPGLIVRLHVQVGDQVEAGQPVVVMEAMKMENELRAQAAGRVKAIHAQSGKAVEKGMVLVELDG
- a CDS encoding acetyl-CoA carboxylase biotin carboxylase subunit — translated: MRKVLIANRGEIAVRIIRACRELGIQSVAVYSDADAGAPHVRAADEAVHIGPAPASESYLRGDHLIDVAKQVGADAIHPGYGFLSEREWFAKAVEDAGLIWIGPPASAIAAMGSKTAARTLAISAGTPVVPGTTEALKDAAEAKKLAKEFGLPVLLKAAAGGGGKGMRVVRDLAKIENALASAQREAKNAFGDDAVYIEKYVEGPRHVEIQVLADQHGNCISLGERECSIQRRHQKMIEEAPSVAVSPELRKQMGDAAVAAAKAAGYVNAGTCEFLLDAHGKFYFLEMNTRIQVEHPVTELVMGIDLVQWQLRIARGETLPFTETPQPNGWAIECRITSEDPANGFLPSTGRITHLQLPGGPGVRWDGGITTGSVVGLNYDPMLAKLIVHARTRELAIARMERALRELVIHGVETSREFHLRMMADPEYRAGNVTIQWLEAKLPEILSRRPSAETLRVAAIAGALFAQKDRGGRPGTGVAAVKAAGAAGDAASASNTPADPSRESWAGLARREALRGA